In the genome of Quercus robur chromosome 3, dhQueRobu3.1, whole genome shotgun sequence, one region contains:
- the LOC126717105 gene encoding disease resistance protein RPS6-like isoform X2, which yields MALVTCKEASSFSFTHQPKKFDVFLSFRGEDTRLGFVGHLYNALCQRGINTFIDNNLQRGEKISVGLLKVIESSRISIIVFSENYASSKWCLDELAKIVECKEKDQLVLPIFYNIDPSEVRNQKGKFGEALSKHEEKLKDDKVQSWREALFEAANISGWHYQRRLLMHDLLQQMGRDIIRRESPRMPGERSRLWCYEDVHKVLTQNTGSEKIRSIMICSPEPSKMKLEPKCFEKMKNLKFLMASNVDICRGLKYFPNELRVLDWSGFPLSSLPPNFDPQNLIALNMPESRVTLDKLFKRIQCKNLTYMNFNSNQHIRELPDLLSATPNVKKLDLQNCEKLVKIHDSVGYLDKLESLDLWNCNELQILPSCIVMKSLKHLRLFYCKRVKRLPDIPQEIENLKFLSLGHTAIRELPPSIGNLTGLERLDIGSNFYSCQLPSSIYKLQHLRTLHLYGNVKFPKDVGIGRQAAACNSYGGFSKYCFPKLNFLKKLTSCFTHSEKCLLPGSKDLNLRESIIRFNRLNYLRIQDSKFLKKIPKLPESIRQVNATNCISLNSESLRKLILQFGRNLGLSPNMKCSGVKHKVLMDSHSHRNLSNQIDCSSRVSLSKFNAINAESFPTLDTYLVVHGERYDITVPGKKIPNWINHQSIESSISFWVGPEFPSIAVCVAIHLIPLKDSYANNDKYGSIRDDIIYCYFDIHISTDSRKRRHMVGWRLYELKCDHLWFLGEPHSQLQRRFGDLMQGDRNRVEISCKIDHWVSENGKYAPVIARMGVHVECVCAPQNSVIIQHNSQNVDDGTELLAPLLSQNGSHTDSDAGDTSSSSSP from the exons ATGGCTCTTGTGACCTGCAAAGAAGCctcatctttttctttcacCCACCAACCCAAGAAATTTGATGTCTTCTTGAGTTTCAGAGGTGAAGATACCCGTCTTGGTTTTGTAGGTCATTTGTATAATGCTTTGTGTCAACGGGGTATTAACACCTTTATTGATAATAACCTTCAAAGGGGAGAAAAAATTTCTGTTGGACTTCTCAAAGTCATTGAAAGTTCAAGGATTTCAATAATTGTATTCTCTGAAAACTATGCATCCTCCAAATGGTGCTTGGATGAACTTGCCAAGATTGTTGAGTGTAAGGAAAAAGACCAATTAGTGCTACCGATTTTTTACAACATAGATCCATCAGAAGTTCGTAACCAAAAAGGAAAGTTTGGAGAAGCACTATctaaacatgaagaaaaattaaaggatGACAAGGTACAGAGCTGGAGGGAAGCTTTATTTGAAGCTGCAAATATATCTGGTTGGCATTACCAGCGTAG ATTGTTGATGCATGACTTGCTACAACAAATGGGTAGGGACATTATTCGACGGGAATCACCACGAATGCCTGGAGAGCGTAGTAGGCTATGGTGTTATGAGGATGTTCATAAAGTACTAACACAAAATACG GGATCGGAAAAAATTCGAAGCATAATGATATGCTCACCTGAACCATCAAAGATGAAATTAGAACCTAAATGTtttgagaagatgaaaaatctCAAGTTCCTCATGGCTAGTAATGTAGATATTTGTAGAGGTCTCAAATATTTTCCTAACGAATTAAGGGTTCTTGATTGGTCCGGCTTTCCTTTGTCTTCCTTACCACCTAATTTTGATCCTCAAAATCTCATTGCACTCAACATGCCAGAAAGTCGAGTTACATTGGACAAGCTTTTCAAg AGGATACAATGCAAAAACTTGACATATATGAATTTCAATTCCAATCAACACATTAGGGAATTACCCGACTTATTGAGTGCCACCCCAAACGTAAAGAAATTGGATCtccaaaattgtgaaaaattagTCAAGATTCATGACTCTGTTGGATATCTTGATAAGCTTGAAAGCTTGGACCTCTGGAATTGCAATGAACTTCAAATTCTTCCAAGTTGTATTGTGATGAAATCTCTTAAACATTTACGTCTTTTTTATTGCAAAAGGGTTAAGAGGTTACCTGATATTCcacaagaaatagaaaatttaaagtttCTAAGTCTGGGACACACTGCTATTAGAGAGCTTCCTCCATCAATTGGGAATCTCACTGGGCTTGAGCGATTAGATATAGGTTCCAATTTCTATTCGTGTCAACTTCCTAGTAGCATTTATAAATTGCAACATCTTCGCACACTCCACCTTTATGGTAATGTCAAATTTCCAAAGGACGTGGGGATTGGTAGACAAGCAGCAGCGTGCAATTCTTACGGtggcttttcaaaatattgttttccaaagttgaattttctaaaaaagttGACTTCTTGCTTCACCCACTCAGAGAAATGTTTATTACCAGGGAGTAAAGATTTGAACCTCAGAGAAAGCATTATCAGATTCAATAGATTAAATTATCTTCGAATTCAGGATTCCAAGTTCcttaagaaaattccaaagctTCCAGAAAGTATAAGACAAGTAAATGCAACAAACTGCATCTCGTTGAATTCAGAATCattaagaaaattaatcctTCAG TTTGGAAGAAATTTAGGGCTTTCACCAAATATGAAATGTTCAGGTGTGAAACACAAAGTATTAATGGATTCACATTCACATCGCAATTTATCGAATCAGATTGATTGCTCTTCCCGGGTCTCCCTCTCCAAGTTCAACGCAATTAATGCCGAGTCCTTTCCCACTCTAGATACGTATCTGGTTGTTCATGGAGAGAGATATGATATTACAGTACCAGGAAAGAAGATTCCGAATTGGATCAATCATCAAAGCATTGAAAGTTCCATATCATTCTGGGTTGGTCCTGAGTTTCCATCAATTGCTGTTTGTGTTGCTATTCATCTAATTCCGTTGAAGGACAGTTACGCTAATAATGATAAGTACGGTTCTATTCGTGATGATATTATCTATTGTTATTTCGATATCCACATTTCTACTGATAGTCGTAAGCGACGTCACATGGTTGGGTGGCGTTTATATGAATTGAAGTGTGATCATCTGTGGTTTCTCGGAGAACCTCACAGCCAATTACAGAGGAGATTCGGAGACTTGATGCAAGGTGATCGGAATCGTGTTGAGATTTCATGTAAAATCGATCATTGGGTAAGTGAAAACGGAAAATACGCTCCTGTGATTGCAAGGATGGGAGTACATGTAGAATGCGTATGTGCTCCTCAGAATTCCGTTATCATCCAACACAATTCTCAAAATGTTGATGACGGCACAGAGTTGCTCGCACCTTTACTATCTCAAAATGGTTCACATACGGACTCAGACGCAGGAGACACTTCAAGCTCCTCTAGTCCCTGA
- the LOC126717105 gene encoding disease resistance protein RUN1-like isoform X1 — protein sequence MALVTCKEASSFSFTHQPKKFDVFLSFRGEDTRLGFVGHLYNALCQRGINTFIDNNLQRGEKISVGLLKVIESSRISIIVFSENYASSKWCLDELAKIVECKEKDQLVLPIFYNIDPSEVRNQKGKFGEALSKHEEKLKDDKVQSWREALFEAANISGWHYQRSCSEFEFIQGIVEEISNFKLNRTPLFVARYPVGINYRVKTILSDIESNDGHIIGIYGSGGIGKTTIAKAIFNRICDHFDGFCYLENLRERLGTDAGVIELQETLLLEILRDRNLKVGSKSKGVNMIKERLSFMRILLVLDNVDEWIQIENLLGRCNWFASGSKIIITTRDKHLLATLGKCCSTYEVKELDQDEALELLSMHAFQSNKPKEDYLELANRVIQYARGLPLALVIMGADLNGRTKPQWRSVVDKYERIPNKEVQKILEISYEGLDETEKDIFLDIACFFKGFFKEYVMDILNACDLHPIYGIQKLMDKSLISVDQYDRLLMHDLLQQMGRDIIRRESPRMPGERSRLWCYEDVHKVLTQNTGSEKIRSIMICSPEPSKMKLEPKCFEKMKNLKFLMASNVDICRGLKYFPNELRVLDWSGFPLSSLPPNFDPQNLIALNMPESRVTLDKLFKRIQCKNLTYMNFNSNQHIRELPDLLSATPNVKKLDLQNCEKLVKIHDSVGYLDKLESLDLWNCNELQILPSCIVMKSLKHLRLFYCKRVKRLPDIPQEIENLKFLSLGHTAIRELPPSIGNLTGLERLDIGSNFYSCQLPSSIYKLQHLRTLHLYGNVKFPKDVGIGRQAAACNSYGGFSKYCFPKLNFLKKLTSCFTHSEKCLLPGSKDLNLRESIIRFNRLNYLRIQDSKFLKKIPKLPESIRQVNATNCISLNSESLRKLILQFGRNLGLSPNMKCSGVKHKVLMDSHSHRNLSNQIDCSSRVSLSKFNAINAESFPTLDTYLVVHGERYDITVPGKKIPNWINHQSIESSISFWVGPEFPSIAVCVAIHLIPLKDSYANNDKYGSIRDDIIYCYFDIHISTDSRKRRHMVGWRLYELKCDHLWFLGEPHSQLQRRFGDLMQGDRNRVEISCKIDHWVSENGKYAPVIARMGVHVECVCAPQNSVIIQHNSQNVDDGTELLAPLLSQNGSHTDSDAGDTSSSSSP from the exons ATGGCTCTTGTGACCTGCAAAGAAGCctcatctttttctttcacCCACCAACCCAAGAAATTTGATGTCTTCTTGAGTTTCAGAGGTGAAGATACCCGTCTTGGTTTTGTAGGTCATTTGTATAATGCTTTGTGTCAACGGGGTATTAACACCTTTATTGATAATAACCTTCAAAGGGGAGAAAAAATTTCTGTTGGACTTCTCAAAGTCATTGAAAGTTCAAGGATTTCAATAATTGTATTCTCTGAAAACTATGCATCCTCCAAATGGTGCTTGGATGAACTTGCCAAGATTGTTGAGTGTAAGGAAAAAGACCAATTAGTGCTACCGATTTTTTACAACATAGATCCATCAGAAGTTCGTAACCAAAAAGGAAAGTTTGGAGAAGCACTATctaaacatgaagaaaaattaaaggatGACAAGGTACAGAGCTGGAGGGAAGCTTTATTTGAAGCTGCAAATATATCTGGTTGGCATTACCAGCGTAG TTGCAGTGAGTTTGAATTTATCCAAGGAATTGTTGAAGAgatctcaaattttaaattaaatcgCACACCGTTATTTGTCGCACGATACCCAGTTGGGATAAATTATCGTGTAAAGACCATACTTTCAGATATTGAGTCAAATGATGGTCATATAATAGGTATCTATGGCTCTGGTGGAATAGGTAAGACAACAATCGCAAAAGCTATTTTCAATAGAATTTGTGATCATTTTGATGGATTTTGTTATCTGGAAAATTTAAGAGAAAGATTGGGGACAGATGCTGGTGTAATCGAACTACAAGAGACACTTCTTCTTGAGATCTTAAGGGATAGAAATTTAAAGGTGGGTAGCAAATCTAAAGGTGTCAATATGATAAAGGAAAGACTTTCATTTATGAGGATCCTTTTAGTTCTTGATAATGTTGATGAATGGATCCAAATAGAAAATTTGCTTGGAAGATGCAATTGGTTTGCTTCTGGAAGCAAAATCATTATAACAACAAGAGATAAACACTTGTTAGCTACTCTTGGAAAATGTTGTTCAACCTATGAGGTTAAGGAATTAGATCAAGATGAAGCTCTGGAACTCCTTAGTATGCATGCCTTCCAAAGCAACAAACCTAAAGAAGATTATTTGGAACTTGCAAATAGAGTTATACAATATGCCAGGGGACTCCCATTAGCTCTAGTAATAATGGGTGCTGATTTAAATGGAAGAACTAAACCTCAGTGGAGAAGTGTAGTAGATAAGTATGAAAGAATTCCTAATAAAGAAGTTCAAAAAATACTCGAAATAAGTTATGAAGGATTGGATGAAACTGAAAAAGATATTTTCCTTGATATTGCATGCTTCTTTAAGGGATTTTTTAAGGAGTATGTCATGGATATATTGAATGCTTGCGATTTACATCCAATTTATGGAATTCAAAAACTTATGGATAAGAGTCTAATATCTGTTGATCAATATGATAGATTGTTGATGCATGACTTGCTACAACAAATGGGTAGGGACATTATTCGACGGGAATCACCACGAATGCCTGGAGAGCGTAGTAGGCTATGGTGTTATGAGGATGTTCATAAAGTACTAACACAAAATACG GGATCGGAAAAAATTCGAAGCATAATGATATGCTCACCTGAACCATCAAAGATGAAATTAGAACCTAAATGTtttgagaagatgaaaaatctCAAGTTCCTCATGGCTAGTAATGTAGATATTTGTAGAGGTCTCAAATATTTTCCTAACGAATTAAGGGTTCTTGATTGGTCCGGCTTTCCTTTGTCTTCCTTACCACCTAATTTTGATCCTCAAAATCTCATTGCACTCAACATGCCAGAAAGTCGAGTTACATTGGACAAGCTTTTCAAg AGGATACAATGCAAAAACTTGACATATATGAATTTCAATTCCAATCAACACATTAGGGAATTACCCGACTTATTGAGTGCCACCCCAAACGTAAAGAAATTGGATCtccaaaattgtgaaaaattagTCAAGATTCATGACTCTGTTGGATATCTTGATAAGCTTGAAAGCTTGGACCTCTGGAATTGCAATGAACTTCAAATTCTTCCAAGTTGTATTGTGATGAAATCTCTTAAACATTTACGTCTTTTTTATTGCAAAAGGGTTAAGAGGTTACCTGATATTCcacaagaaatagaaaatttaaagtttCTAAGTCTGGGACACACTGCTATTAGAGAGCTTCCTCCATCAATTGGGAATCTCACTGGGCTTGAGCGATTAGATATAGGTTCCAATTTCTATTCGTGTCAACTTCCTAGTAGCATTTATAAATTGCAACATCTTCGCACACTCCACCTTTATGGTAATGTCAAATTTCCAAAGGACGTGGGGATTGGTAGACAAGCAGCAGCGTGCAATTCTTACGGtggcttttcaaaatattgttttccaaagttgaattttctaaaaaagttGACTTCTTGCTTCACCCACTCAGAGAAATGTTTATTACCAGGGAGTAAAGATTTGAACCTCAGAGAAAGCATTATCAGATTCAATAGATTAAATTATCTTCGAATTCAGGATTCCAAGTTCcttaagaaaattccaaagctTCCAGAAAGTATAAGACAAGTAAATGCAACAAACTGCATCTCGTTGAATTCAGAATCattaagaaaattaatcctTCAG TTTGGAAGAAATTTAGGGCTTTCACCAAATATGAAATGTTCAGGTGTGAAACACAAAGTATTAATGGATTCACATTCACATCGCAATTTATCGAATCAGATTGATTGCTCTTCCCGGGTCTCCCTCTCCAAGTTCAACGCAATTAATGCCGAGTCCTTTCCCACTCTAGATACGTATCTGGTTGTTCATGGAGAGAGATATGATATTACAGTACCAGGAAAGAAGATTCCGAATTGGATCAATCATCAAAGCATTGAAAGTTCCATATCATTCTGGGTTGGTCCTGAGTTTCCATCAATTGCTGTTTGTGTTGCTATTCATCTAATTCCGTTGAAGGACAGTTACGCTAATAATGATAAGTACGGTTCTATTCGTGATGATATTATCTATTGTTATTTCGATATCCACATTTCTACTGATAGTCGTAAGCGACGTCACATGGTTGGGTGGCGTTTATATGAATTGAAGTGTGATCATCTGTGGTTTCTCGGAGAACCTCACAGCCAATTACAGAGGAGATTCGGAGACTTGATGCAAGGTGATCGGAATCGTGTTGAGATTTCATGTAAAATCGATCATTGGGTAAGTGAAAACGGAAAATACGCTCCTGTGATTGCAAGGATGGGAGTACATGTAGAATGCGTATGTGCTCCTCAGAATTCCGTTATCATCCAACACAATTCTCAAAATGTTGATGACGGCACAGAGTTGCTCGCACCTTTACTATCTCAAAATGGTTCACATACGGACTCAGACGCAGGAGACACTTCAAGCTCCTCTAGTCCCTGA